TTCTTCAACAGTCTTTTTGGCCTTTATATTTACTTTATCAAGATTAAGTATTTCATAATCCATAATTATATCCTCCTTGTCCATCAAAGATTATATAAAAAAATAACATTTTTTTCTATATAAAATATTTTTTTTAAGGTAAAATTTATTTGGCGTTATAAAATAAGGAGAAAAGTTTATGATAAAAATTTCAATCGCCGTTATAATTTTTTTGATTATCGCGTTCATTTTTTTCATGCCGTCAAAAAACCTCAAGGAATATGAACATTTAAGGGACCCGAAAATTTCAACCCATCCAGGGCAAAAAATGCTTGTGGTTGAAAGTGTTGGGGACCCGAATGTTGCCGGCAAAGACGCCTTCGGGCTTCTTTTTAAAACATTTTACGGCCTTAAAAAAAGCAACAAGGAAATGAAAATTTCCGCCCCGCGGGCCCGCTGGCCAAAACCGCCGGACACGCCAAAAAACGAATGGATCGGTATTTATGGATTGCCTGTTCCCGAAACAGTTATGGGCCTCCCTGAAATAAAAGGCAAAAAACCCG
Above is a window of bacterium DNA encoding:
- a CDS encoding GyrI-like domain-containing protein codes for the protein MIKISIAVIIFLIIAFIFFMPSKNLKEYEHLRDPKISTHPGQKMLVVESVGDPNVAGKDAFGLLFKTFYGLKKSNKEMKISAPRARWPKPPDTPKNEWIGIYGLPVPETVMGLPEIKGKKPGLEAKIEFWEYGVVAEILHTGPYSEETSSIEKLYKFIADNGHKIAGPHEEEYLKGPGMFFKGNPKKYKTIIRYQVEKI